In the genome of Streptococcus mitis, one region contains:
- a CDS encoding preprotein translocase subunit SecG: MYNLLLTILLVLSVVIVIAIFMQPTKNQSSNVFDASSGDLFERSKARGFEAVMQRLTGILVFFWLAIALALTVLSSR, from the coding sequence ATGTATAACCTATTATTAACCATTTTATTAGTATTATCTGTTGTGATTGTGATTGCGATTTTCATGCAACCAACCAAAAACCAATCCAGCAATGTATTTGATGCTAGCTCAGGTGATTTGTTTGAACGCAGTAAAGCACGCGGTTTTGAAGCTGTAATGCAGCGTTTGACAGGGATTTTAGTCTTTTTCTGGCTAGCCATTGCCTTAGCATTGACGGTATTATCAAGTAGATAA
- a CDS encoding 5-hydroxymethyluracil DNA glycosylase, producing the protein MPELPEVETVRHGLEKLILGKKISSVEIHYPKMIKTDLDQFRKEVPGQIVESMGRRGKYLLFYLTDKVLISHLRMEGKYFYYPDQVPERKHAHVSFQFEDGGTLVYEDVRKFGTMELLAPDLLQAYFISKKLGPEPSEEEFDVQVFKNALAKSKKPIKSHLLDQTLVAGLGNIYVDEVLWRAQVHPARPSQTLTAEEASAIHDQTIAVLGQAVEKGGSTIRTYTNAFGEDGTMQDFHQVYDKAGQECSRCGAIIEKIQLGGRGTHFCPQCQRRN; encoded by the coding sequence ATGCCAGAATTACCAGAGGTTGAAACCGTTCGTCATGGCTTAGAAAAATTGATTTTGGGAAAGAAGATTTCCAGTGTAGAAATTCACTATCCTAAGATGATTAAGACAGATTTGGACCAGTTTCGAAAGGAAGTGCCTGGTCAGATTGTTGAGTCAATGGGACGTCGTGGCAAATATTTGCTTTTTTACCTGACAGACAAGGTCTTGATTTCCCATCTGCGGATGGAGGGCAAGTATTTTTACTATCCAGACCAGGTTCCTGAACGCAAGCATGCCCATGTTTCCTTCCAGTTTGAGGACGGTGGAACGCTTGTTTATGAGGATGTTCGTAAGTTTGGTACTATGGAACTGCTGGCACCAGACCTTTTGCAAGCCTACTTTATTTCTAAAAAACTAGGTCCTGAACCAAGCGAAGAAGAATTTGATGTGCAGGTCTTTAAAAATGCCCTCGCTAAGTCCAAAAAGCCTATCAAATCCCATCTCCTAGACCAAACCTTGGTAGCTGGCCTTGGTAATATCTATGTAGATGAGGTCCTATGGCGAGCTCAGGTTCATCCAGCTAGACCTTCCCAAACTTTGACAGCAGAAGAAGCGTCAGCCATTCATGACCAGACCATTGCTGTTTTGGGTCAGGCTGTTGAAAAGGGTGGCTCAACCATTCGGACCTATACCAATGCCTTTGGGGAAGACGGAACCATGCAGGATTTTCATCAAGTCTATGACAAGGCTGGTCAAGAATGTTCTCGCTGTGGAGCCATCATCGAAAAAATTCAACTCGGTGGTCGTGGAACCCATTTTTGTCCTCAGTGCCAAAGGAGGAATTGA
- a CDS encoding 50S ribosomal protein L33 codes for MRVKINLKCSSCGSINYLTSKNSTTHPDKIEVLKYCPKERKVTLHLESK; via the coding sequence GTGCGAGTAAAAATTAATCTCAAATGCTCCTCTTGTGGCAGTATCAATTACCTAACCAGTAAAAATTCAACAACCCATCCAGACAAGATCGAGGTTTTAAAGTATTGTCCCAAGGAAAGAAAAGTAACCCTACATCTTGAATCTAAGTAG
- a CDS encoding multidrug transporter, giving the protein MAGSAVAGQFGYHAVFYATSLCVAFSCLFNLLQFRTLLKVKEIQCE; this is encoded by the coding sequence ATGGCAGGTTCTGCAGTAGCAGGTCAATTTGGCTACCATGCTGTCTTTTATGCGACAAGTCTTTGTGTTGCCTTTAGTTGTCTCTTTAACCTGCTTCAATTTCGAACATTATTAAAAGTAAAGGAAATCCAGTGCGAGTAA
- a CDS encoding dephospho-CoA kinase: MGRIIGITGGIASGKSTVTNFLREQDFQVVDADAVVHQLQKPGGRLFQALVQHFGQEIILESGELNRPLLASLIFSNPEEREWSKQIQGEIIREELAVLRDQLVQTEAIFFMDIPLLFEQDYVSWFDETWLVYVDRDIQVKRLMKRDHLSKDEAESRLAAQWPLEKKKDLASQILDNNGNQDQLLTQVLSLLDGSQ, translated from the coding sequence ATGGGAAGAATCATTGGAATCACTGGGGGAATTGCCTCAGGTAAGTCAACTGTGACAAATTTTCTAAGAGAGCAAGACTTTCAAGTAGTGGATGCCGACGCAGTCGTCCATCAACTACAGAAACCTGGTGGTCGTCTGTTTCAGGCTTTAGTCCAGCATTTTGGCCAAGAAATCATTCTAGAAAGCGGAGAACTCAATCGTCCTCTTCTAGCTAGTCTTATCTTTTCAAATCCTGAAGAGCGAGAATGGTCGAAGCAAATCCAAGGGGAGATTATCCGTGAGGAACTGGCTGTTTTAAGAGACCAGTTGGTTCAGACTGAAGCTATCTTTTTCATGGATATTCCCTTACTCTTTGAGCAGGACTACGTCTCTTGGTTTGATGAGACTTGGCTGGTCTATGTGGACAGGGATATCCAAGTGAAACGCTTAATGAAAAGGGACCACTTGTCCAAAGATGAAGCTGAGTCGCGTCTGGCAGCCCAGTGGCCTTTAGAGAAAAAGAAAGATTTGGCCAGCCAAATTCTAGACAACAATGGCAATCAGGATCAACTTCTAACACAAGTACTTTCTCTACTTGACGGAAGTCAGTAA